The sequence ataagtatacaaaactggaaataagtaaacatgtataatatatatataaccaaataaataagaaacgtaGGACGTTTATTAGCAAGATGAATAAGAAAGCTTGGAGGCCCGGCATACACtttgatgtcaaataaaataattacacaaagtttaaataaagcaaaaataagcaaaatgtggaaccaattaaataggaaacaaatgtttaaaaaaaaccttccaaaatCACCTTAGACGGCAAAAGTCAAAagacttttcaaaatcaaaaatattacaaaacagaCGCTTTTGCATTACGTTTCGAAACTAAATCAACCGCCATCATCTTGTCTGTCTCACCTCACTCTTCTTGTTAGACAGCTCGACTGGATAAATAAAATTTGATCTGTGATGTGACTGTCACTCGGCACGCTGCATTGAGGAGCCGcgttcagtttttaattgtagtgtctgttcttttactgaactaaattatttttattactataaaaaaaatgaaaacaacggtGGGGGTAGGGTGCCACGGTGGGCAAGTGATGTAACCTGTGTTACGGCTTAACAATGGTATCACCTTCAGCACCGTCTATCGCAGCAAGCCTAATGAGCATACTACCTTGCAGTCCTGCAAATGGCAGCTTCAGCAGTCCTCCGGCAGGGCTGGCTGCAGCAAGACCAGGGAGGGTGGCGACAGTGGCGGTGGGCCAGGTGAGCACTGCCAGACCCCCCTGACCCCCTACAGACCCGGCCATACTCAGAGGAATGAGCAGGGGCTGACCCAGAGAACCCTGCTGTGCAAGCATGCTGGTCATCAGAGAGGCCAAACTATCCTGAGTCAGGACCTGGCGGTGTAATGGCATATAGATTTAATTATTCTGagaaaggtttttcaaatgttttgacaTTCATAGGTATTTTGCTCACATTCTGCACCAATGCTGTTACTGTCACCTAAAACTATTGtgaatcagtttttttatgtcaaaaagctgaaataatattaaatataagcaTCAGATGGAAAACACTTTGATTTAATCTTCACCTTggcaacttaataaaataaataggctgTTTTTCGATTTTAAAACACAAGGCATCATGCACTAGCCAACTTTGTAAatggttaaaaaatataaaagatttcaaataaagggaTGGAAATCAATCAGCTCAAATCCACAGAGTGCTGAATTTTGTCAACTAGTGTCAACTcatccagactgtaaaaaaaatatttaaaaaaaaacatgcaaaaaaaagtcATGTAGTCTAGTACTAAAATTAcaacaactaaaactaaaacaaattaaagctaaataaaaatgcattaaacataacaaaaataaataaatactaaaagactaaaataacaatatacacttcaaaaacaaaagctaatttaaaatacgaataaatattataaatggtatacaaataataataaaataataataacactgatTTGCTCAATTGAGGATGTTACTAAAATTACTTCATTTAAAGCAGGTGTTTTTAACCTTTACAGAACGAGGCATCCCTCACCCATGTCTCAAttttatataaacacattttcttaTGTAAAACGTGCATTTTATCATGTCGTTAAATACAATTTTTGCACTACATAATGCATATTAGATCACTTGTTAATGTTCGTTCAGAAAGTTAGGAACATGAACATCCATGAGTACATTCAGATATGACCACCAGAGCGCTTGACGCAAAAATGACATTGAAAGTCATACTaaaatttaaaatgggggaaaaaaggaaaatgGAGTTCACCTGTGGGCAGGCCTGGACAGTGATGGGTAAGCTGGACTGAGGCTGGACCAGTGACACACTGATGGGGGCTTTGGAGACCACGGTCTGGACTGCAGGTGCTGAGACCTCCAGAGACACTACATGCAAAGAGAGAAAAATTTGctgaaacctttaaaaaaaagaaaagaaaatccagGACATTTCCAAGCATGAAAAACATAACAAATGGTGATGTCTATTTCAAGCCATGCATTAATATGCTACTAAATGCCTCTTTGATGGTGGTGGCTTTGAATACTGGGTTGCTATGATACCAAACTAATATGGCTATTTATATCAGTCAATTTGATTAGTCTCACCAGCTGTGGTGGTGTTTGTGGTTACTGGACTTTCCAATGGAGCCTCCTCAGCTGCATCTAGGATATGAACAGCAGCCTCCTCGCCCCCTGACTCTGCCTTCCCATCAGTCCCCGAAGAGGACAAGGCTGTATCCACCTCCACTTCCAACACACGGATGGTCTCCTGTCCTGACATGACAATGACCTGGAAGAAGGGGTTAACAGGTTATAAATGCTCTCCTGTCCGGAGTTATGAGGCGCAGTGTTGACAAGATGAAAATAGATCATGGTCTGTTATGGATGAGTTCACACCTGTGTGCATATTCTGATCTCTCAGACATTAAATTATTAGTGATGTTTGCTGAGCAAAAGAGCATGGAACTGCTGCAGGGCATCTCATTATTCCTTgggttcatttattaaataaaggttaaagatATCAGTTAACATACATAAGTTGTAAAACATACGTTTTTGCAATATCGCCCAGCCATACTTGCATTTAACAGCTGTACAAGAGGCTCAGTACTTTGAAAAAAGCCAATTAGGTAAGAACAAGTAGCAGAAGATGCTCAAATACGCTAATAGGTTCCCATGAAGAACATGTCAACTTTGCTGTCAACATGAGCCTTTGAAACCCAAGCTAATTTTGCTATCCAACTGTGACACTACGGTTTAAAagtttcttttgaaatttctaattATCAAGTAATCCCGAAATAACTTGCATCATTATTTAAactgttaaaatagaaaacagtcattttaaattgtaacaatattactgtttttaatgtatttttgaacacATAAATGCAGCTTTTAAATTCTATTGTATTATTGCATGTCACAATTTCAAAGCTTTTGCAgagattaaaggggtcatttgatgcaatttcaagttttcctttctctttggaatgttacaGGCTGTTAGTGCATAGATAAGTTAACCTAAAGTTCCAAAGACTAAAGTTCCAAACCCAAagggatattctttataaaagtctcCTAAAACACCTAGTTTAAACACCCCCaaatgtctacatcacgatgtgggaagattttcatagcaccgcccaaatgttcatgcaaagaaaggctgcgtaacttttattctcattgtagtattgATGCTGCCACAGCAGtcatgtcgtggagatgctgtgtgtatcgttgtgaaagtgaaactactttgtttggccttccaaaagaggacacaactagaaatcagtggttaagctgTATTTATAACAcggttccagaacagttcaacccaaatattcagatgtgtgtagCGTATTTTACAGAGGACAGTTTCTTGATCCTGAGAAGGATGTGCACAAAGGCTGATTCtttaaagtggggcagttccaactgtGCAAGGACAGTCtcgcgcttctgactcacagcctgtaggTACGTTTTCATAATTAAAGAATTTGcaagagttttgagcagtgtagagcagcgcTTGTAGTTTTTTGTTTCTCTGAACACAAATGCAGacttggttttatgtttatgcggcgCAATGCAAAGCAACAAGTAAAAAACacagtttatattttaatcagtaattatgtcctgaCTGGATGccacaaatgccttgtttgtaatgggttttattggtgtTGTCTCGTCGTGCTGAGACAAGgcatcacagtatagtaagggACGAAACATTTCCGTCTCAcgtttgaggtattcagccaatcataaCTCACTGaaaagctggccaatcagtgtacaccttgcttttcagaacgatgagcttttgTTTTAAGAACATTTCATGTTTCAGTCGAGATCAGAGAAGCATCACAGGTGCAAATGCAGGGCTCAGGCAGAGATGGAAGCTCAGCTCAGCGCAGCACAGAGAGCAGTACAGAGGCAGGAAAAGGTGCATACCTGGTCGTCTTGTGCTGGGAATTTCAAAGTGCAGGAACCTAAAAGCTGAGAAAACACTTCTGCAGTCAGACAGTGAATGGCTAAAGAGAACAGAGATGCCAAGCACACATTAGGACACAAAGAACCAACCCAACAAGGACACAAGTGACATgagtacagcaaacaaacaaGAGCGTCTGACCAAAAACTGGCACAAGCAATGCTTTCTGTCAACACCTCACCACCGGAAGAGGATTGCTTGTGCTGTGAATGTAGACTGAACACTCACACACGTAGGGGATGAGGCTGGATATGTGATGAAATGTTAAGGTACATCCGTGTTTTGTTGTGTCTGCAATCTGTTACACTTCATGTAAGTAGTGAGAAACATATGGAAATTAGGACTTGACTCAGGAATACCTGTTCATTGACAGTGAGTGGCGCATTGCTTGCAGGGAGATCCTCAGTGTCCATGATGAAGTCTAGGCTCTGAGGAGATCACTGATTCTGCATAGTGGTTGAAGGGGATGTTACCAGCTCCACAGTACCACCTgagacaaaaaattaaataagctgGTCAGCACTAGATACCAGTAATCGAAGAATAAACTCACCATGACATGAAAGTTGACCCCATTTACCTCCTTAATACACATTCCTGCTCTTATTGCAAATGACTCATCAGAGCATGTCATtccaaaatgtaataacttgctcTACCTACAAAACAACTTTAACATTTACTTTTCATCAAGAGCTTTTATATTTTCAGCCCCTTCCCTGCAACCACCTACTACAGACAATTTTTCACAATTCAGGGAATTCCTAGATAAAATGAAGTCCTGTGCTACAATTTTAATCACTGAATACTCCATTTCAATTGGAAATGCTTTACAATATGTAAgagcattattttaaatattgttaaaaggtaaaaaaaatcaaaaaatgtgattaaaCTCAAATAATTCTGACAAAATCCCATTTTAATCAGAAATACTTCAAAGTATGTAAGAAATCGGAAAAATAGTtctattaaaaatacataatatgaaacaaaaaaatcGGTTTTAGGTTATAAAGGTAAGAAATAAATATGCACAATATATTAAGTGCAACTAAATCTGACAAACATCTAATTTCAATCACAAATACTTCACATGGAAGGAAAACGTTGAGTTAAGTTAAGGTAAAAACTGCTATGTGATTGAGTGCAATTAAATCTAacaaataatttagaaaaaaaagggaCCTTtcataattttctaaaaaaaataaaataaaataaaaactatacacCATAACAATAGAGCCCTTCACAGTTAATGGCCTTAAACTACTAGGTTACTTACCACAACATGAATAcctacttttttatattttacatttaaaatatgaagGTGACTAGCAGCTAACCCTTCCAAAATGTTTCTGCTATAACACCATTGTTTCTACAGCTGTTACTGCAATAATTATGTGATAGCCATCAATGTCGTTCaataacattatacattatatgcaTTATGTTTTTACAGTAGTAACATTAAGTATAGCAAATACTCTAGTCTTTTGGCGGGAACTATGATTACCATAGTAAATATATGCGAGGCATTAACCAGATAATCATGTCATAGTCTATGACAGCCGCTCTCAAGGTTGTCAACTTAAATAGTTGAACCCAGGTACCTCAGAAAAACGTAAACACAGTTCTTGAAGATTTGGTACATTATTTCCGAGCATGTTCGAATGTCATAACTGTGCAAGTGCAGTTTAAGGTGTGTGTCTTGCATTATAAATTTGCGCATGTAATTATCCAAAAAAACAATAGAGCATTATGTAAGCCTTGCGCATTTTCACATCAAGCAGGCCTGTGAGGTAACGTTACTAATGCAGTCCTCCCAACACGATCACAATGCAATAAAAACTCCCCTCAAGGGACACACACTTCATCTACTTATCACACTCCTCACATGCCAATATGCCATGACACGGGAGGGCATTTGAtgtatttcctttctctttatcataaatatataaattatgctaATTAAGACCATTGCATATTAACCAAAAACTCATTTCGAGTCCGCGAGTTCGTATTGCGTTGTGCAAAAATACGTGCAAGCTGTGATTATATTCACGACTTACCCGCTGAAAGCTGGGGTATTTCCTTTATTTCTCCTGCTTCGGCGAGCTTTGCCacagtttgttttaaatatgcataattaAAAATTCATCTCACAGCTTCCGACGCGCGCTACGAATGCACACAAAAGAGCTATTTGCATTGATAAGGAGGCTCGGGAAAGCGCTGGTCCTCtttataactaaatatttaatgaCGTCTTTCCGTTAACTGTCGTGCCGGTGAAGCAGGTGTGCCTTAATAGCCAAGGTAAAACCTTATCTGCAGAAAAAAGTACCGAAAAATTAACACAATTTTGCTCTTTTGCACTACGTCATGAACATAATTTATGCAGGCCGAGTCTTGCATTGAAAAAATGGCGCTGGGTCGACAGAACGAGAGCGATGGCcgtcttaaagagacagtacacAATGTTACCGCATTTCAATGCACTATTCAAACTCTTGATGCAAACTGTCATATTGCTACAGAGTGAAGTTgtcctataataaaaaaaaatacatatatatatataattatcattaaCAATTATGTTCATCATCATAATAATTGTAATcatgcttattattatttttattactattaatattattactattgctCTGTTTCTTTAGAATAACAATGTGAATggacatttttttaagaatttaatatATTGACATCCATGTCCTTCCAGCTGTCTGTCCTATTATAAATACACTAAAATACAGTCATGTTATATGgttctatataaaatattaataaagaaaacaaaaggggtaattcaaatattaaatgcaattattacAACTTGCTCTATGTGGCATTTTAGCACTAACAATACTGGATtcctttagcagatgcttttacccAAAGTGGCTTACACTTACACTTGGGGAGGTCGTGACCTAGTGGTTAGAAAGTAGTTAGAGAGTTTCATTTTCCCCTTTTTTATAATGAACTGGCTTATAAAAAGACACAGTGTCTCTATACACACTCTGTGTCTTTCCTCTGTTGCCAAGCCAGCTGGCAAACACTTCCATTTGCATGCATTAGCAGCATATTGCCATGGAGCTCAAAGGAGTACTGGGATTGCTGAATACAGATGAATCTATAGTTAGGTTCACATCCAGTATACAGGCCCCAACTAATGTACTAATGTACATCTGATATAAAGACATATACATTGCAAACAAAAgtgttcattaaaaaaacttgTTTCCTTGGCAAATTCTgctctgttttatttttgaatagaTGCAGGGCCGACAAGGGATGTCCACTAAATGCAACTTTATACTGCCTAAAGAGCCTGTGGGCCCAGCCATAAAATTTCATAAACTACATTTAATTTAGTCACAGAAGTGCAAGACAAAATTTGGATCATCATTCCTATTCAAATGCTGATACAAAATACACTGGGTTGGATTCTGCAACTAAATTAAACAACCTTAATGAAACATCTGCTCTGCTTGGCATACTTCCCAGGGTCTAATTATGCAATATTAATTTAGGTTCAAGTGTGCAGTATTGTTTCATACTAACTAACCTTATGAGTAGACAGTATTTCATATTACATGCTCATGTCAATAATAATGTTATTgggaaagtaaaatataaaaatattcacaTCAAATTTTTAGGCAGATAGACAATAAATACTTCAGCATATAAACAACATACTTAATTGTCGACACTTGAGTAATAGCAGGGCATGTTATCTCACTATAATATATGGGGTAAGAAGTCAGAATGAAAACTTGTCATTACAGAGAACTGTAATTAATAAATGGCATATCCAATTATCACATAtgccctggtttcacagacaaggcttaagcctagtccccaactaaaatgcatgtctgagctgttttaactgaaagaaacttgctctgacatatcttaaaatatgtaaGTGTCATTGATTTATCTCAAGATGCACAtgagtaatgtttttttaagtcaCGTTTATAAAAACTACTACAATGTCTTAATTGAACTATTGCTTAATCCTAGTTTAATTTAAGCccagtctgtgaaaccaggccatgAAACGGCATGTAAAAACTTGCCCTGGACTGACATTTATCAAAAGGACCCCTTATTCTAAAAACACATATTAGAATATGCATCTGATTTTCTTGAAAAAGCACCTTTAGTCAAAATCTACCTTGTCTGGATGTAGGCTATGTAGTTTCATTATATTCACTTGTTTACCCAACGTTGATTAcacaagtattttattttgattcaatATCCATTTGAACTAGGCgtttgaaacagaaatgaaaccacTTTTTGAGAAAACACACAATCGTGTAACTGGACTTTTGACTCAAACTCATATAATTACTATGAAAGGTATGGACTTTGTGACATATTCCATCTGTGACACCTGCCCTACatgtaaatgcaaatattttacatataaatatgtcaaatttaatatatattctgTTGTTTTATACTGTAAACATAACGTTTATTTTTATAGTATAAAGTGGGGCTTACAGAGACTTTCGTTTTGTAGATAATGAGTCACGAGTTTCTCTTTAACAGGGAGTGGCGTCCAAAAACTGATGCGTGCGTGACGTAGCTCCTCCCAACACAAATATACTAAAAGCATAACCCGACGAAAACAAGGAAGTAACGAGTAAAAAAGACGAGGAACTTTGACTAAACCTTATATTTATTGCCAAATAAACGCCGAATTCGGTCTGTTGAATTTCTCGTCCACTAGAATATTTTACCTACAGTGAAGAACTATGAACAACAAAGGTAAATACGCGATCATCTCCGCTCTTCTGCTATTTTGCTTAGCCGCTTCCTAGCAACTACCAATGGAGTTAGCCAGCATAACTGACTTACATAACAAACGATTTTACATACTGAATTCTTATCGATTATGTGCCAAAAACATCTGCCATCGACTGTGTCCCGACGGATACTGTTATATTTAACCCGGTAGTGTCTTATTTTAGCGGACTTAGCAATGTTTTGGATTGAAAACAGGTAAAGGGTGACTAGCTAGTCTGCTACATCGCGATGACGTGACCAGAAAGGTGACCTCGTTGAGAAAGCGAGACGCTTACAGCATCAgttaaatcatttaattaatcTTATTTAAACGTGTTTCATCAATATACTTTGTGGTATCCACTCAAGAAcaatttgtcttgttttctattgtaatttaGCGGTCTTGTTTAGCGTGCCTTTTTGtgtcgtttgtttgtttgtttgtgtggctTGATGTTATTTATTGTAATACATACGCTTCCGCATCCATATTTCTTATAGTAAGTCATTTGTCGATAATCATATCTGTTTCGTTCAATATCACAAAACCTTTAAATAACACGTCTGGGTCCTTTTTTAGTCTTTAGccaatttattaaattttttccatttaatccACATTTCAAGCCTGTGTACTCTGGTTTAAGGAAAACCGCTCAATGGTTTTTCTTGGTCAGCATCTTTAGTACAAAACCAAAATATTGCTGGctatttttacagtaaatcaaTTTAAGATTCTGTTGTGATattaattttaaaccattaactgtgtgtcttctttttttttttccccattggtGTCCATGCAGGTTCATATCCTCAAACTGTTTACCCTCAGCAGAGCACAGCACCCGTTTACCCGCCTGCTATGCAAGTCCCTCCTCAGGTGTCTCCATATCCAGATGCCCCTCCTCCATACTCTGAGGTTACCAGTGCTAAATACTCTCCGTCTGCTCATCTGAATGTTCAGTATCTCATTAAAGCATTCAAATGGGTCTTTCCTAttctagtactatataaaaaatatacaacatGTTTTGGAAGCACTTTAGaagcattttcaaaaatgtatgcTCCCTTACTCAAGACAGCATGTTAAAGATTCTTCTGAGAACATGAATCATTTTTGGAAATTGCGCTTGATGAATCATTTGTTGTGATGTAAGTGTTGCCActcaaacagaaaaagacaattTTAGCAATGAGTTAGTCAGCATGAAACTCCCAGAAGAAAGAGGTATTCTATCTAGTATGCTAGATTTATAGCAAATTAACTTgattaattttttgtaatttttaaactttttaaaaaaaaattactataatttACGATTTTTACACTTTGTGTATGTTACCCTTTCGCAGGTTTATCAGCCCAGGTATATGGCTCCTCCCCCAGCCCATGGACAGATGCCCCAAATGACCTCAGCTTACCCTGGTACTCAGATGTACATGCCCATGCATGCTCAGTCTGTGCCAATGGGGGCCATGGCCCCCAGTGTCCCAATGGCATATTATCAGATGGGGCCCGTGTACCCCCCTGGTTCCACCGTCATGGTGGATGGTGGATTCGATGCTGGAGCTCGCTTTGGGCATAGCACCAGTACTTCCATTCCTGTGAGTATTCCCAATACACATCcaggaaataaaatgcatttatatttagcaACCTAcaattaaagcaatagttcaccctaaaatgaaaatttccttAAAATCTACTTGcactcaagccatccaagatatagatgagttagtttcttcatcagaacagattcggGGGGAAAAATTAGCTttctatcacttgctcaccaatagatcctctatAGTGAattggtgccatcagaatgagagttcaaacagcttattaaaacatcacaatatttcaCCAGTAAAGCagatgactccagtccatcaattaatctcttgtgaagtgaaaagcttatCGTTTGCATGCATATTTAAGCACTGTGGTTTAAAAACATGTGATTTTAATCAGTTGAAATGCAGTCAGCAGTGAAAGAGAACTAATTTTGCTATACTCTAACTAATTATGCACATGCATACTCAGAGATGCGCATAAACTCATAGAGCGCAGGAGTATTGAACGTTATTATAGGTCTTGAAaggttaaatacacacacttgtgtgtcaaaatgcccatctttGCAAGTATCGTAAACACAGTAATTTATGTCTAAAGTGAATCAAACAGCTGGTAATAAGATAACCATTAATaagcaaaagagagaaaatctctcactgctcttgactaaatcacttttgcaACTTTAATAAcaagaaatatacatttaatttacacaGCGAAGATTATgcagtttttatacatttgattactttatactATGTATGTAGTATTTCTTAATTATGTTCAactactagggctgcacg is a genomic window of Carassius carassius chromosome 46, fCarCar2.1, whole genome shotgun sequence containing:
- the LOC132129441 gene encoding DAZ-associated protein 2-like, giving the protein MNNKGSYPQTVYPQQSTAPVYPPAMQVPPQVSPYPDAPPPYSEVYQPRYMAPPPAHGQMPQMTSAYPGTQMYMPMHAQSVPMGAMAPSVPMAYYQMGPVYPPGSTVMVDGGFDAGARFGHSTSTSIPPPPPGHLPNAAQMAAMQGANVVMTQRKGNFFMGGSSGGYTIW